Proteins from a genomic interval of Candidatus Deferrimicrobium borealis:
- the rplF gene encoding 50S ribosomal protein L6, which produces MSRIGKRPVVLPAGVKVEAVNGVLTVTGKLGRLARPIPGKLAVEVKDGAATVVLLDKDAGNLYGMYRTILANMVQGVTEGFLRILEIVGVGYKAESKGGALHLALGYSHPVVFPLPAGVTAQVESNTVIKLSGFDKEVLGETAARVRMLRKPDVYKNKGIRYRGERLIKKVGKAAGK; this is translated from the coding sequence ATGTCGAGAATCGGTAAAAGACCTGTGGTCCTTCCCGCCGGAGTCAAGGTGGAAGCAGTGAACGGAGTGCTGACCGTCACCGGGAAGCTGGGGCGGCTTGCCCGACCGATCCCGGGGAAGCTGGCGGTGGAAGTGAAGGACGGCGCTGCGACGGTCGTCCTCCTCGACAAGGACGCAGGGAACCTCTACGGCATGTACCGTACGATCCTTGCCAACATGGTGCAGGGAGTCACGGAAGGCTTCCTGCGGATCCTGGAGATCGTCGGCGTGGGCTACAAGGCAGAGTCCAAGGGGGGGGCGCTTCACCTGGCGCTGGGGTACTCCCACCCGGTCGTTTTCCCCCTGCCGGCGGGCGTTACCGCGCAAGTCGAATCGAACACCGTCATCAAGCTGAGCGGGTTCGACAAGGAAGTGCTCGGGGAAACGGCCGCCCGGGTCCGGATGCTCCGGAAACCGGACGTCTACAAGAACAAGGGAATCCGCTATCGCGGCGAACGGCTGATCAAGAAGGTCGGGAAGGCGGCGGGCAAATAG
- the rplR gene encoding 50S ribosomal protein L18 codes for MSQKNQRETARQNRKGRIRKRIFGTEQRPRLSVFRSAKHIYAQVVIDSTGSTILAASTLSPDLRAEIGDLDKSDAAKKVGQWIGKKALEKNIQRVVFDRNGFLYHGRIKALADGARESGLEF; via the coding sequence ATGAGCCAGAAAAACCAGCGGGAAACCGCACGGCAGAACCGGAAAGGCCGGATCCGGAAGCGGATCTTCGGCACCGAGCAGCGTCCGCGGTTGTCCGTCTTCCGCAGCGCGAAGCACATCTACGCCCAGGTGGTGATCGACTCCACGGGGTCGACCATCCTCGCGGCGTCCACCCTCTCCCCGGACCTCCGGGCCGAGATCGGCGACCTCGACAAGAGCGACGCCGCGAAGAAGGTGGGGCAGTGGATCGGGAAAAAGGCACTGGAGAAAAACATCCAGCGGGTGGTGTTCGACCGGAACGGGTTCCTCTACCATGGACGGATCAAGGCCTTGGCGGACGGAGCCCGGGAATCCGGGTTGGAATTCTGA
- the rpsE gene encoding 30S ribosomal protein S5 produces MKRVDPEGLDLKDRVVHISRVAKVVKGGRRFSFSAVVVVGDSNGHVGTGLGKANEVPDAIRKAVQNAKRSLIVVPLIDGTIPHGVTGEFGASKVIIRPASPGTGVIAGGGVRAVIESSGISNILTKSLGSNNPHNLVKATIEGLSQLRTAAQISALRGPREEEATA; encoded by the coding sequence TTGAAAAGAGTCGATCCGGAAGGGCTGGATTTGAAGGACCGCGTCGTGCACATCAGCCGCGTCGCCAAGGTCGTGAAGGGCGGACGCCGCTTCTCCTTCAGCGCGGTCGTCGTCGTCGGTGACTCCAACGGGCACGTCGGGACGGGTCTGGGGAAGGCGAACGAGGTTCCCGACGCGATCCGCAAGGCGGTACAGAACGCAAAGCGGTCGCTGATCGTCGTTCCGCTGATCGACGGCACCATCCCGCACGGTGTGACCGGCGAGTTCGGGGCCTCGAAGGTCATCATCCGCCCTGCCTCACCCGGGACCGGCGTCATCGCGGGCGGCGGAGTTCGCGCCGTGATCGAGTCCAGCGGGATCTCGAACATCCTGACGAAGTCCCTGGGGAGCAACAATCCTCACAACCTCGTGAAGGCGACGATCGAAGGGCTTTCACAGTTGCGGACCGCGGCGCAGATCTCGGCGCTCCGGGGCCCGAGAGAGGAAGAGGCGACGGCATGA
- the rpmD gene encoding 50S ribosomal protein L30: MSGKLRITLLRGLSGRTAYHRKVVRGLGITRLNRPVVRLDTPEIRGMVEKVKFLVRMEEVGETS; this comes from the coding sequence ATGAGCGGGAAACTGCGCATCACCCTCCTGCGGGGGTTGAGCGGGAGAACCGCATACCACCGCAAGGTCGTTCGGGGACTGGGGATCACGCGGTTGAACCGTCCCGTCGTCCGGCTGGACACGCCGGAGATCCGCGGGATGGTGGAAAAGGTCAAGTTCCTCGTCCGGATGGAAGAGGTGGGAGAGACGTCATGA
- the rplO gene encoding 50S ribosomal protein L15, whose product MKLTDLRPAKGAKSARKRVGRGEGSGLGKTSGKGHKGLKARSGGGTKPGYEGGQMPLQRRLPKRGFVNVFREETAVVNVKELNRFEAGTVVDAEALRREGLVKGACPGGVKLLGNGEVTRKLTVKVDRASKSAVGKVVAAGGTVEV is encoded by the coding sequence ATGAAGCTAACGGATCTCCGCCCCGCAAAAGGGGCGAAAAGCGCGCGCAAGCGTGTCGGGCGGGGCGAAGGCTCCGGGCTCGGGAAGACCTCCGGCAAGGGGCACAAGGGACTCAAGGCGCGCAGCGGCGGCGGGACGAAGCCCGGGTACGAAGGCGGGCAGATGCCCCTCCAGAGGAGGCTGCCGAAGCGCGGGTTCGTCAACGTCTTCCGGGAAGAGACGGCCGTCGTCAACGTCAAGGAACTGAACCGGTTCGAGGCGGGCACCGTGGTCGACGCCGAGGCGCTTCGGCGCGAGGGCCTCGTGAAAGGCGCCTGTCCCGGGGGCGTGAAGCTTCTCGGAAACGGCGAGGTCACCCGGAAACTCACCGTGAAGGTCGACCGTGCCAGCAAGTCCGCCGTCGGGAAAGTCGTCGCCGCCGGCGGGACCGTGGAGGTCTGA
- the secY gene encoding preprotein translocase subunit SecY — MFEGFQNITRVPELKRRILVTGLLLIVYRIGIHIPTPGIDNLALKAVFDSQAGTLFGLIDMFSGGALARFSIFTLGIMPYISSSIILQLLTVVIPQLEKLSKEGELGRRKITQYTRYGTIVLSVIQGMGIAVGLESVSAGTGSVVYQPGWAFRIMTVITLTSGTAFLMWLGEQITERGIGNGISLIIFAGIVARFPSGLVRTVTLIRTGEMNLFAGLFLLALMVAVVAVIIYFERAHRRIPVQYARRIVGRKVYGGQSTHLPLKVNTAGVIPPIFASSILLFPATIASFIKHPVTKSISDALTPGRFGYELLFVAFIIFFCYFYTAVTFNPVDVADNMKKYGGFVPGIRPGKKTAEYIDKILTRITLGGAIYVSVICVLPSILIARFNVPFYFGGTGLLIVVGVAMDTVQQIESHLITRHYEGFLKKGQMKGRRG; from the coding sequence GTGTTCGAAGGCTTCCAGAACATTACGCGGGTCCCCGAACTCAAGCGGCGAATCCTCGTAACGGGGCTCCTGCTCATCGTCTACCGCATCGGGATCCATATCCCGACGCCGGGGATCGACAACCTCGCGCTCAAGGCGGTGTTCGACAGCCAGGCGGGTACCCTCTTCGGCCTGATCGACATGTTCTCCGGGGGGGCGCTCGCGCGTTTCTCCATCTTCACTCTCGGCATCATGCCGTACATCAGCTCCTCGATCATCCTTCAGCTTCTTACGGTCGTCATCCCGCAGCTCGAGAAGCTCTCCAAGGAAGGAGAGCTCGGCCGGCGGAAAATCACGCAGTACACCCGGTACGGAACGATCGTCCTTTCCGTCATCCAGGGGATGGGGATCGCCGTGGGGCTGGAAAGCGTTTCGGCGGGGACGGGATCCGTCGTCTACCAGCCGGGATGGGCGTTCCGGATCATGACGGTCATCACCCTCACCTCGGGAACGGCGTTCCTGATGTGGCTTGGCGAGCAGATCACGGAGCGGGGGATCGGCAACGGGATCTCCCTCATCATCTTCGCCGGCATCGTCGCCCGGTTCCCGAGCGGCCTGGTCCGCACGGTCACCCTGATCCGCACCGGGGAGATGAACCTTTTCGCCGGGCTGTTCCTGCTGGCGCTCATGGTGGCCGTCGTCGCCGTCATCATCTATTTCGAGCGCGCCCACCGGCGGATTCCGGTGCAGTACGCCCGCAGAATCGTCGGTCGGAAGGTCTACGGGGGGCAAAGCACCCACCTGCCGCTGAAGGTGAACACGGCCGGCGTCATCCCGCCGATCTTCGCATCCTCCATCCTGCTCTTCCCCGCGACGATCGCCAGCTTCATCAAGCACCCGGTCACGAAGTCGATCTCCGACGCCCTGACGCCGGGGCGCTTCGGCTACGAACTGCTCTTCGTCGCTTTCATCATCTTCTTCTGCTACTTCTACACGGCGGTGACGTTCAATCCGGTGGACGTCGCGGACAACATGAAGAAGTACGGTGGCTTCGTCCCCGGCATCCGTCCCGGAAAGAAGACGGCGGAGTACATCGACAAGATCCTGACCCGGATCACGCTGGGCGGGGCGATCTACGTGTCCGTCATCTGCGTCCTCCCCAGCATCCTCATCGCCCGATTCAACGTTCCCTTCTATTTCGGCGGGACAGGGCTCCTGATCGTGGTGGGTGTCGCCATGGACACGGTCCAGCAGATCGAGTCGCACCTGATCACGCGGCATTACGAAGGGTTCCTCAAGAAAGGCCAGATGAAGGGGAGGAGGGGATAA
- a CDS encoding adenylate kinase translates to MGIILLGPPGAGKGTQAKKLTQGFDIPQISTGDMLRAAVKNGTALGRQAKTFMDAGGLVPDEVVIGIVKERLAESDCGKGFILDGFPRTIPQAEALDRVTKELRKEIRFVLSLEVDQNDLMERLCGRRTCTGCGAMYHVKFNPPKSEGKCDKCATALIQRDDDKEETITNRLANYNKATAPLLDYYRNTGKIRSVMASGEIDAIYAEIVKILR, encoded by the coding sequence ATGGGAATCATCCTTCTGGGCCCCCCCGGCGCGGGGAAAGGCACCCAGGCCAAGAAGTTGACCCAGGGATTCGACATCCCGCAGATCTCGACCGGGGATATGCTCCGGGCTGCGGTCAAGAACGGGACGGCGCTCGGCAGGCAGGCCAAGACGTTCATGGACGCGGGCGGGCTGGTGCCCGACGAGGTCGTCATCGGTATCGTCAAGGAGCGTCTCGCGGAGTCCGATTGCGGGAAAGGTTTCATTCTCGACGGATTTCCGCGTACGATCCCGCAGGCCGAGGCGCTCGACCGGGTGACGAAGGAGCTGCGAAAGGAGATCCGCTTCGTCCTCTCGCTCGAAGTCGACCAGAACGACCTGATGGAGCGGTTGTGCGGGCGCCGGACCTGCACCGGTTGCGGGGCGATGTACCACGTCAAGTTCAATCCCCCCAAATCCGAGGGGAAGTGCGACAAGTGCGCAACGGCCCTGATCCAGCGGGACGACGACAAGGAAGAAACGATCACGAACCGGTTGGCCAACTACAACAAGGCCACCGCTCCGCTGCTCGATTATTACAGGAACACGGGGAAAATCCGGTCCGTGATGGCTTCCGGCGAGATCGACGCCATCTACGCCGAGATCGTGAAGATTCTCCGTTAG
- the map gene encoding type I methionyl aminopeptidase, which produces MILVKSPREIEVMRRAGAVVGRFFEEVRPLILPGVSTWDLEMFADRFIARNGVTSAFKGYMGYTAHLCTSINEEVVHGIPSKDRIVREGDILSVDFGIVRDGFYGDSAMTFPVGAVSGISARLLAATERSLAAGIEEVRPGNRLGDVSAAVQETVESEGFSVVRDFVGHGIGKSLHEEPQIPNFGKRGVGPKLMPGMTLAIEPMVNVGGWPVEVLADGWTVVTRDRSRSAHFEHTVAVTEDGCRILSLP; this is translated from the coding sequence ATGATTCTGGTAAAGTCGCCTCGCGAGATCGAGGTGATGCGGCGCGCGGGCGCCGTGGTAGGCAGGTTCTTTGAGGAAGTGAGGCCGTTGATTCTCCCGGGGGTCAGCACGTGGGACCTTGAGATGTTCGCCGACCGGTTCATCGCCCGGAACGGCGTGACAAGCGCCTTCAAGGGATACATGGGATACACGGCGCACCTTTGCACCTCCATTAACGAGGAGGTGGTGCACGGGATCCCGTCGAAGGACAGGATTGTCCGGGAGGGCGACATCCTTAGCGTCGATTTCGGGATCGTTCGTGACGGTTTCTACGGGGATTCGGCGATGACCTTTCCGGTCGGGGCGGTAAGCGGAATTTCCGCCAGGCTTCTCGCCGCCACGGAACGTTCGCTCGCGGCGGGGATCGAGGAGGTCCGCCCCGGGAACCGGTTGGGCGATGTATCGGCGGCCGTGCAGGAAACGGTCGAGTCCGAAGGGTTCTCTGTGGTGCGCGACTTCGTCGGGCACGGGATCGGCAAGTCGCTGCACGAGGAGCCGCAGATCCCGAATTTCGGCAAGCGCGGGGTCGGCCCGAAATTGATGCCGGGAATGACCCTGGCCATCGAACCGATGGTGAACGTGGGGGGGTGGCCGGTGGAGGTTTTGGCGGACGGGTGGACGGTCGTCACGCGCGACCGGAGCCGATCGGCGCACTTCGAGCACACGGTGGCGGTCACCGAGGACGGATGCCGAATATTAAGTCTTCCTTGA
- the infA gene encoding translation initiation factor IF-1, which yields MAKEEAIEIEGTVIEPLPNAMFRVELDNKMKVLAHISGKMRMHFIKILPGDRVTVQLTPYDLTRGRITYRSK from the coding sequence ATGGCAAAAGAAGAGGCGATAGAAATCGAGGGTACGGTGATCGAGCCGTTGCCGAATGCCATGTTCCGGGTGGAGCTCGACAACAAGATGAAGGTGCTCGCGCACATCTCCGGCAAGATGCGGATGCACTTCATAAAGATCCTGCCGGGGGATCGGGTAACCGTTCAGTTGACGCCGTACGACCTGACACGGGGCCGGATCACCTACCGATCGAAGTGA
- the rpmJ gene encoding 50S ribosomal protein L36: MKVRPSVRKFCVKCKVIRRKGVVRVICENPKHKQRQG; encoded by the coding sequence ATGAAAGTCAGACCGTCGGTGCGAAAGTTCTGCGTCAAGTGCAAGGTCATTCGTCGGAAGGGCGTCGTACGGGTGATCTGCGAGAACCCGAAGCACAAACAGCGCCAGGGATAG
- the rpsM gene encoding 30S ribosomal protein S13 gives MARIAGVDIPKTKKIGTALTYIYGIGPTSAMKILEEARVSPDLRTSTLGEDQVARIRDVIDANYRVEGDLRKEISMNIKRLMDLGAYRGLRHRKGLPARGQRTHTNARTRKGPRKGAVAKKKEATKK, from the coding sequence TTGGCACGCATAGCGGGAGTGGACATACCTAAGACGAAGAAGATCGGGACGGCCCTTACGTACATCTACGGGATCGGCCCGACCTCCGCGATGAAAATCCTCGAGGAGGCACGCGTCTCGCCGGATCTGCGGACGTCGACGCTGGGCGAGGACCAGGTTGCCCGGATCCGGGACGTGATCGACGCGAATTATCGCGTCGAGGGGGACCTGCGCAAGGAAATATCGATGAACATCAAGCGGCTGATGGACCTCGGTGCATACCGCGGCCTTCGGCACCGCAAGGGACTGCCGGCGCGCGGTCAGCGTACCCACACGAACGCCCGGACCCGGAAAGGTCCGCGGAAGGGCGCCGTCGCAAAGAAGAAGGAAGCCACGAAGAAATAA
- the rpsK gene encoding 30S ribosomal protein S11 has product MATPKKKGKRKVRRSVPVGVAHIQATFNNTIITITDPDGNTLAWASAGAKGFKGSRKSTPFAATVAAEEVAKKAMDSGVNTVTVHIKGPGSGREAALRSLQASGLKVNFIRDVTPIPHNGCRPPKRRRV; this is encoded by the coding sequence ATGGCAACGCCGAAAAAGAAAGGCAAGAGGAAGGTCCGCCGGAGCGTGCCGGTGGGGGTGGCCCATATCCAGGCGACCTTCAACAACACGATCATCACGATCACCGATCCGGACGGAAACACGCTTGCGTGGGCGAGCGCGGGGGCAAAGGGATTCAAGGGATCGAGGAAAAGCACCCCGTTCGCGGCCACCGTGGCCGCCGAGGAAGTCGCGAAAAAGGCGATGGACAGCGGCGTGAACACCGTGACCGTTCACATCAAGGGCCCCGGATCCGGCCGCGAGGCCGCGCTTCGGTCCCTGCAGGCCTCCGGGCTGAAGGTGAACTTCATCCGGGACGTGACGCCGATCCCGCACAACGGATGCCGGCCGCCGAAGCGCCGTCGCGTCTGA
- the rpsD gene encoding 30S ribosomal protein S4 — protein MARYREAVCRLCRREGVELYLKGDRCFTDKCAIKRRGYPPGQHGQRRPKHSDYGVQLREKQKAKRIYGLLERQFRNYFEKADRMKGKTGENLLILLERRLDSVAYKLGFAPTRRESRQIVRHGHFLVNGKKVNIPSFLVRSGDVLELREKSRKIPNVIESLDAVVRKGIPPWLELERDSFRGKIKTLPSRADIQEPIQEQLIVELYSK, from the coding sequence TTGGCAAGGTATCGTGAGGCCGTCTGCAGGCTCTGTCGTCGGGAAGGGGTAGAACTCTACCTCAAGGGAGATCGCTGCTTCACCGACAAGTGCGCCATCAAGAGGAGAGGCTACCCGCCGGGCCAGCACGGCCAGCGGCGCCCGAAACATAGCGACTACGGCGTCCAGCTGCGGGAGAAGCAGAAGGCGAAGCGGATCTACGGTCTGCTGGAGCGCCAGTTCCGCAACTATTTCGAAAAGGCGGACCGGATGAAGGGGAAGACCGGCGAAAACCTGCTGATCCTCCTCGAGCGCCGACTGGACAGCGTCGCCTACAAGCTGGGGTTCGCCCCGACCCGCAGGGAAAGCCGCCAGATCGTACGGCACGGACACTTCCTCGTGAACGGGAAGAAGGTGAATATCCCGTCCTTCCTCGTCCGTTCGGGGGACGTCCTCGAGCTGCGCGAAAAGAGCCGGAAGATCCCGAACGTGATCGAGTCGCTCGACGCCGTGGTCCGGAAGGGGATCCCGCCCTGGCTCGAGCTCGAGCGAGACAGTTTCCGCGGGAAGATCAAGACTCTGCCGTCCCGGGCGGACATCCAGGAGCCGATCCAGGAACAGTTGATCGTCGAGCTCTACTCGAAGTAA
- a CDS encoding DNA-directed RNA polymerase subunit alpha, whose amino-acid sequence MFQRNWKQMIKPRRIEVQTDTATFNYGKFVAEPLERGFGTTLGNALRRILLSSLQGGAITSVRIEGVQHEFSTMTGVVEDVTDIVLNLKEVRLRMHSPEQRTLVLQAKGPRRVKASDISPDPMVEILNRDHHIAELSANAKLRMEMTVRMGKGYVPAERNLEENAPIGTIPIDAIFSPIRKVNFSVTNARVGQQTDYDRLTLEIWTDGSLLPSDAVAYAAKIMKDQLTVFINFDDEAEIPDEPVRLEEGGANENLYKPVEELELSVRAYNCLKNAEIKYIGELVQKSEQEMLKTKNFGKKSLNEIKDVLVGMGFSLGMKIDEFTPEKFSPPRKED is encoded by the coding sequence ATGTTTCAGCGAAACTGGAAACAGATGATCAAGCCTCGCCGCATCGAGGTCCAGACCGACACGGCGACGTTCAATTACGGGAAATTCGTTGCCGAGCCTCTCGAGAGGGGCTTCGGAACCACCCTCGGAAACGCGCTTCGCAGGATCCTCCTGTCCTCCCTGCAGGGTGGCGCAATAACCTCCGTCCGGATCGAGGGAGTGCAGCACGAGTTCTCCACGATGACGGGGGTCGTGGAGGACGTCACCGACATCGTCCTCAACCTCAAGGAGGTCCGGCTCCGGATGCATTCCCCGGAGCAGCGCACGCTTGTGCTGCAGGCGAAGGGTCCCCGCAGGGTGAAGGCTTCCGACATCTCCCCCGACCCGATGGTGGAGATCCTCAACCGGGACCACCACATCGCGGAGCTCTCCGCGAACGCCAAGCTGCGCATGGAGATGACCGTCCGGATGGGGAAGGGGTATGTCCCGGCCGAGCGGAACCTCGAGGAGAACGCCCCGATCGGTACGATTCCCATCGACGCCATCTTCTCGCCGATCCGGAAGGTGAATTTTTCGGTAACCAACGCACGGGTCGGGCAGCAGACCGACTATGACCGCCTGACCCTCGAGATCTGGACCGACGGCTCCCTCCTTCCTTCCGACGCGGTCGCCTATGCGGCGAAGATCATGAAGGACCAGTTGACCGTCTTCATCAATTTCGACGACGAGGCCGAGATCCCCGACGAGCCGGTGCGGCTCGAGGAGGGAGGGGCGAACGAGAATCTCTACAAGCCGGTGGAGGAGCTGGAGCTATCGGTCCGCGCCTACAATTGCCTGAAGAACGCGGAGATCAAATATATCGGCGAGCTTGTCCAGAAAAGCGAGCAGGAGATGCTCAAGACCAAGAACTTCGGGAAGAAGAGCCTCAACGAGATCAAGGATGTCCTTGTCGGGATGGGGTTCTCGCTCGGAATGAAGATCGACGAGTTCACCCCGGAAAAGTTCAGCCCGCCGCGGAAAGAGGATTGA
- the rplQ gene encoding 50S ribosomal protein L17, translating to MRHGIDHRKLGRKPAHRKALLRNLMNALVHAERIETTVSKAKELRPLADRLITLGKAGTLHSRRRVFSLLTDKDATDKLFATLAGRFAGRQGGYTRIVRTGFRVGDGAEMAIIEYLPVEEKKAGGKKKKKAAAKKAPAKAAGKKKEEKETPRPAARKVKQAAPKPTKPRSSRAQTQKTPEGGQG from the coding sequence ATGCGCCATGGAATCGACCACAGGAAGCTTGGAAGGAAGCCCGCGCACCGCAAGGCGCTGCTGCGGAACCTGATGAATGCGCTCGTTCACGCCGAGCGGATCGAGACCACCGTTTCGAAAGCCAAGGAGCTGCGACCGCTCGCCGACCGCTTGATCACTCTCGGGAAAGCCGGCACGCTCCATTCGCGCCGCCGGGTCTTTTCCCTCCTGACCGACAAGGATGCGACCGACAAGCTGTTCGCCACGCTGGCGGGCCGGTTCGCCGGGCGGCAGGGCGGGTACACCCGGATCGTCCGCACGGGCTTCCGCGTCGGGGACGGCGCCGAGATGGCGATCATCGAGTACCTGCCGGTGGAGGAGAAGAAGGCCGGCGGAAAGAAGAAGAAGAAGGCGGCCGCGAAGAAGGCGCCGGCGAAAGCCGCGGGAAAGAAGAAGGAAGAGAAGGAGACGCCGCGGCCGGCCGCGAGGAAAGTGAAGCAGGCCGCGCCGAAGCCGACGAAACCGCGCTCCTCGCGGGCGCAGACGCAGAAGACGCCGGAAGGCGGGCAGGGGTAA
- a CDS encoding transcriptional repressor: protein MKRLLERIDREILAAGGKRSRSRAVVIEGFFRARDHVTIEELTRSVRESVPGIGAVTVYRTLKLLERLGYAKELDFGEGARRYESNLSPHHDHLVCRQCGTVIEFEDREIENLQDLVTRRHGFHPTAHRLEIFGFCRNCTSGESPGHAL from the coding sequence TTGAAACGACTTCTGGAACGGATCGACCGCGAGATCCTGGCCGCCGGCGGCAAGCGGAGCCGGAGCCGGGCGGTCGTGATCGAGGGTTTCTTCCGCGCAAGGGACCACGTGACGATCGAGGAGCTGACGCGTTCCGTACGGGAGAGCGTCCCGGGGATCGGAGCGGTCACGGTCTACCGCACGCTGAAGCTCCTCGAACGGCTCGGATACGCGAAGGAGCTCGATTTCGGGGAGGGGGCCCGGCGGTATGAAAGCAACCTGTCCCCGCACCACGACCATCTCGTCTGCCGGCAGTGCGGAACGGTCATCGAGTTCGAGGACAGGGAGATCGAGAATCTCCAGGACCTCGTGACCCGGCGGCACGGGTTCCACCCGACGGCGCACAGGCTGGAGATCTTCGGGTTCTGCAGGAATTGCACGTCCGGCGAATCTCCGGGGCATGCCCTATGA